The window TTACCTAATAGAGGTTTGTTTGTGTTGTCCTTATTGGATTAGCATTGAAGATAACTTATTGTACTAAAATTGATGACTATTAGTGTTGTAATGGCATATAATGGTATATGGGCATGAGTAAGTAGCATGCTCGTGTTTAAATATGGATTTTAGGCTATAAGAAGATGACTTCTTATGGTCTTTTTTATAATCATATAGGCATCTGAGGAAATAAGATTACAGTATTCAATAAGAACCATTAACACCATGTATAGTGGTTATGCTAATTCATGAAAGGGCATGAGATTATTATGTAAGAATACAATGGATTAGGAGTGGTGAATATGAGCCAATTTAGAATGATAAAAGATTATAAAGATATTGAACATATAAGAACAAGTTTTAATAGGTTAGCAAAGGAAACATTTGGTATTGATTTTGAATCATGGTATGCGAGAGGATTTTGGAATGACCGTTATATCTGTTATTCCATGTTGGATGGCGATAGGGTGATTGCGAATATTTCAATGAGTAAATTATCCATTTGTATAGAGGGCAAAACCTATGAAGCCATACAGATTGGAACAGTGATGACCCATCCTGATTATCGAAAACAAGGTCTTGCCAGGCAGTTAATGGAAGCCATCTATAGGGATTATGATGAACGATGTGATTTCTATTATTTATTTGGGAATGATTTTGCATATGATTTTTATCGTAAACTTGGTTTTTCTCCTTCTCAGGAGCATACATTTACAATGGCTTATCATAACCATGAAAAACCTAGTGGTGGTATGCGACAGCTTCATATCAATCAACCAGAGGATTTAGCTCTTATTATGCGCCTAACGAAGAATAAAGCTTATATTGACAAGTCATTTGGCATTAAGGATGAACAGGCTTTGCTATTATTCTATATGTTGTATGTGTATACCGATGATATTTTCTATCTGGAAGACAAGGATACCATTGTGATGTATAAGATTGAGGATGGTGTGTTAGTCCTTATTGATGTAATCAGTGAAAATCAGGTACCTGTTGATTCTTTATTGCCTTATATAGCCACGGAAGACGTGAAACAGGTAGAGTTTTTGTTTACACCGAATATCGATACAACATCTATGGTTGTAAAAGCATTGGAAAAAGAGGATTCGACGACCATGTTTCGACATCTAAACCATACTTTTAATAAGCCATTCAGATTTTCTGCTTGTTCACATGCGTAAAAGGTTGTATAATCTTTGCAGCACTTTAACAGAACGCAGAGATAAATAACTAAAAAATAGGATTGATTTTTTATGGATTTCATGTTAAACTATATCAAGGAAAAACATATGTACATGTCTGAAAGACATATGATGATAGATACACGGTGACAGCATTTAGTTTGTTTTGTATCTTGATAGGTAAGCAATAGATAGAATAAGATTAAAGTGAGGTAAGCAAATGGAATCAAAATTACGTGTAGGTATTATAGGTGCTACTGGTATGGTAGGCCAGCGATTTATTACATTGTTACATGACCACCCTTGGTATGATATTGCTTGTTTAGCAGCAAGCCCACGATCAGCAGGAAAAACATATGCTGAAGCAGTTGATGGACGTTGGGCACAATCCATAGACATCCCTGAGACAGTAGGAAATATGGTTATTAAGGGTGCCGATGACATAGAGGCTATAAGCGATGTAGTGGATTTTGTATTTTGTGCGGTGGACATGGATAAAAAAGCCATTCGTGACTTAGAGGAAGCTTATGCAAAAGCAGATGTACCCGTTGTATCCAACAATTCGGCTCATCGTTGGACAGAAGATGTGCCCATGGTTATTCCTGAGATTAATGATGCACACATTAAGGTTATTGATGACCAGAGAAAACGCCTAGGTACGACGAGAGGATTTATAGCTGTTAAACCCAACTGTTCCATTCAAAGTTATGTGCCTGTAGTGGATGCCCTTATGGCTTACAAACCTACAAAGGTTAATGTATGTACCTATCAAGCTATTTCTGGAGCAGGTAAAACATTTGATAGTTGGCCAGAAATGGTGGATAACATCATTCCGTACATTGGCGGTGAAGAAGAAAAAAGCGAAAAAGAGCCCATGAAATTATGGGGAACCATTGAAAATGGTAAGATTGTTGAAGCAAGTGAGCCAGCCATATCGGCTCAATGTATCCGTGTGCCAGCAGCAGATGGACATATGGCAGCCGTTTCCATATCTTTTGAGAAGAAGCCAGATGTAAAAGAAGTCATTAACTTGTTAAACAACTATGCTGGTAAGCCTCAAGCATTAAACTTACCTTCAGCACCAAAGCAATTTATGAAATACATGGAAGAGGACAGCCGTCCACAGACTAAACTTGACCGAGAGTATGAAAAAGGTATGGGTGTTACAGTTGGGCGTTTTAGAGAGGATAATCTATTTGATTACAAATTCGTCTGTCTATCTCATAATACATTAAGAGGAGCAGCAGGCGGCGCTGTGTTAATTGCAGAATTACTAACTGCTGAAGGCTATATTACAAAAAAATAAATCTTAAGATGTCACAATGAAACATGACTTAGAAATATAAATCAATATGAGAAGGACTGTTGTTAAAGCACTTTGTTCATGCGTAAGGTATGGTATTATTTGCCAAATGCATGAGCAGTGATGATGCTTTATGAACAGTTCTTTTTATTTTACAAGGCAAGACCTCAACTTAAGAAATGAGATAGAAGGGTTGTATTTGTGATAAGGATTACCTAAAGGACAAATCTGATTTGCATAGCCAGAGATAATTGTTTGTTTTGTAATAATTCCCATATATATGCATGATAAGTCAGAAATGATAAGGGTTTTACTGCATTATTTATGTCAGCAATGGATAAGGGATATCTTAAAAAGACTTTACATTTTATGAAAAGTATGGTACTATAAAGTTAGTAAACCGGTTTTTTTACCAATCAATACAAAGATGGTACATAAGGAAAAATAGAAAACATCTTGTGTGGTATATATTTTTTTAGGGATTAGTAAACCGATTTACTAATTAGTTTTCCTTTGTTAAGGTTCGTGTACAAACGACTAAAACACAGAAAATAACAAAATTGCTTTGGAAGGAGAATGGAAAATGCGTAAGAAAATAGTAATCCTATTAAGTCTTGTGATAATGATGGGGGTAATCTTTACAGGTTGTAACAAAAAGGAGACATCAAGTGCAGACACTCAGGATGAAAAGGTAACATTAGGTATATGGTGGGCTTCTCAAGATGAGTTCAAAGCACCCTTATTAGAAGCGATTCGAGAATTTGAAGAGGCTAACCCTCAGATAAAGATTGAACCCGAATGGATGCCTAACTTTGATTATTATGATAAGTATAAGATTGCACTGACAGGGGATCAGGCGCCGGATATTGTCAAGATTGACCATGTCTTTGTTCAATCCTTGGGCTATAATGGCCAAGTTTTTGATTTAGCTGAATTTGGTGCAGACAAAATAAAAGATCAATTTATTCAGTCCACTTGGGATGCAAACATGTATAAGGAGCATGTCTATGCTTTGCCTTTTGATGCCAACACCCTAGCACTTATGTACAATAAAGATATCTTAGATAAGGCTGGTGTAATGCCGCCGACGACACTGGAACAACTCATCGCATCTTCCCAAGCGGTTTCAGAACTTGGCGAAGAAGGTGTATATGGTTATACCATACCTTTTGATCCAGGTAAAAGTGGTTTCCTATCCTTTCAATTCACCAGTTGGATTGCAAGAAATGGGGGCTCAATTTTAAGCGATGATTGGTCAAAAGCTACATTAAACTCACCAGAAGTTATTCAGGCTTTAAAACAAGTGAAATCATTAATTGACACCAAAGCTGCTCCAGCTAATGCATTTATGGAAAATGAGTTTTATGCTGGAAAGATTGGTATGCTGGAAATGGGACCTTGGCATGTACCGACAATCACTAGCCCTGACGCACCTGCAAACTTTGGGATTGTACCTGTCGTATCGCTCAAGGAAGGAGTGGATACCTATGCACCACTTGGCCTTTATAGCTTAGCTATTGCCAAGCAATCCAAACATCCAGAGGAAGCTTATAAGTTTATTGAATTCTTAGCAACTCATGAAAAAATGCAGATTGCTTATTCAAAGACAACCAACCTGATGCCAACATTAAAAGAAGCTTATAAAGATGAATTCTATGATAATGATGTTTGGAAAATCTTTATTACCCAATTGGAAAAGACAGTTTCTCGACCTGGATCACCTGCGTGGCCATTAATTGATGAAGCAATTAGCGATGCGATCCAAGAAGTTTTGACAGACACAAAATCACCTGAAGATGCACTAAAAAATGCTGAAGAAAAAATCAACAAGGAACTGGAGAAATTACAATAAGAGACGTTCAGAAGAGGAATTATTAGGAAAAACAAATGAAATGAGGAGATTGAATACCATGAAAAAAATCTTATGTGTATTACTTGTAGGCGTTTTATGCGTCTATCCTATGGTAAGTGGAAAATCAACTTCAAAAGTTTATGCTTATGCTAATGGTTCTTATTTTATTCAACCTGCTTACACAGCTACCACCTTAAAAGTTATAGACAGAGCGGATTTAACCCTCAAGCAAAGACCGATGATAGCTGCTTTACAAGGCCTTATTGCCAATAAAACATCCAATCAGATATACATCACAGATTCTACCAATGGTGATGGGTATTATCAACATGGTGATGCTTATCTAAGATGGCTTAATGATTTGAGAGATAATTATAACGTTTCCTATACAACAACCACGGATGCATGGTCACTGGTTAATCAATATAAGCAATACATTGATGGCTATATTCTCTATCAAGATGGGGATAGCTCAATTAATGTGGCGTCATCCTTAGCGGGTGTGTTAAATGCTATACCCGTAGAAGCCAGTCTTGAAAGTACTGTCATGGGTTATGGTCTATCAAAAGTCATTGATGTCAGGGGAAAAGATGAAGCCTGGTGTAAAGATAATTATTGGCATCTTTTTAATCATGATGTCATTATTGAGCAAAAAGAAGAGAATGAACTTTGCATGCGAGATTTTGCAGCCATGCATAAGTGTATGGTCTTCTATGATGGTACACAAAATTCTTCATGGCGAACATCTCTTATGCAAGCCATGAATGATGATGCTGTCATCATGGGATGGGGTTTGGTGAGTGGATCAGAAAATGGTTTTATTATCAATAGCGGGCAAAATGGTGTGCATTATCTACCAGCAGATTGGGGCAAAAACCTGTCGGTACTTAGTGGGTTTAATCCAAGAACCAGCTATACGCAAAATACACATACGGACCCTGCATATGAAGAAAACGTGCATTATGTGACCTTTATTATGTCTGATGGTGATAACCTTCAATGGACACTGGCTCGAGGAATGGAAGATAAATGGTGGGGAAATACAGCTCGAGGTGATTTTGACATGGGATGGTCATTTCCTCCTTCTCTCATGCGACTTGCACCAACGGTCATGAACTGGCATTACGATACAGCTTCAACGGGGACAGGACGGGATAATTTTGTAGTAGGTCCATCTGGAGGCGGTTTCTTCTTCCCAGGGGATTATCCAACAGCAGAACATAGTTTACACCTACAACGTTTGAATGAGTTCATGGGTATAGCCGATATGAACAGCGTTATGTTATTAGGCTATAATGATTGGAACAATACGGCCATGTTTGACCGCTATACCGCGCAAAGCAATATTGATGGCTTGTTTTATTTTGAATGGTACGGGTTTGGGCTAGATACCCATGGTAGGACCATCAAATGGTCCAACAATAAGCCTGTTATGTCAGGCGGGGCCAAACTATTTGAACGAAAAAATGAATGTGTATCCACCATTAACAGTGGGTCAACCAATGTGTATACCGATGGTGCTTACACGGCTGTATATGTACAAGCATGGGAACCCAATATCATGGATAATGTGAAGTATGTGGTTGATCGTTTAAATAGCAACGTACGAGTGGTCACACCAGAAGAAATGATAAAAGTGGTCAATCATTTTAGAAATCCCAATAACCCAGTTGATCCTCCAATACAAGGGCAGGTACAGGTTAATCTATCAAGCAATTTCAATGCGGATGGTTTTAGTTATGATGCTAATTTAGCAGATGGCGATTTGGCAGGTGGATATGCCTATTCTGCTGACTTGGTTAATAATGAACAACAATATGAGAGAATTATATATCAGTTAGGCTCTTTTACCGATGGGCAACTTAATTCCATGTATTGTGCTGGACAAACCATTGACCTTCCAGACGGTCAGTTTGCGGAAGTACGTCTATTAGGTTCCTCAACCTATGGCAATAAAAGTGGCAGTTTTACGCTGAACTATACCGATGGTACCAGTTCAGTGGTCAATGTAACCATGCAGGATTGGTGTCAATATGGAAGCAATCAAAAGATCGTTCAAACCATGGATCATCGACATGATAAAAATGCAAACACTGGTGAAACCATTACAAATTACATATTTGCTTACTATTTAACGGCCAATGCAAACAAAACCATAAGTAGTATCAAGGTACCTCAGAATAACAATATGCATGTCTTTGCTATGACCTTAAAACCATAGCATACATAAACGTATAATCAGGAATAAACAAGGTCAACAAATCCCGTATCTTTTCTGGTACGGGATTTTAATGCCTTATCATAAAGAAAAAATTGTATTATTTAACGTAGGATGTAATTTAAGTCATAACCTTTACATTCATGAAGCAATATGCTAAGATGAATAAAACGGTTTATGAGTATCATAAGAAAGGGTGTGACGACATGGCGAATATTAATGACGTTGCTAGAAAAGCAGGGGTATCAAAATCCACGGTATCCAATGTGTTTAATGGAAAGAAGAATGTCAGTGATGAAATACGGCAGAAAGTATTTCATATTGCAGATAATTTGGGCTATTACCCTAACAAATTGGCTTCTGCTTTAACTACCAAAAGAACAGGATTAACGGGTCTATTTATTGACAATAACAGTCGCTTTAGACATATGGATTACAAATTAATTGAAGGCGTGTCACGTGAGCTCAGAAAAACCAATAAACATATGATTTTGTATTTACAAGCAGGTAAGGATAACGATGTGAATGCTATGGACATAAATAATAAGTTAATTGCTGAACCCATCGATGAAGCCATTATCATAGCACCTATGGTGAAGGATATTCGTATCAATGAGCTCATTGACATGCGAAAGCCTATTGTTATCATTGGCCAAGCACCCAATCATTTATTACCCCGAGTTAAGTGTCTGGATGTGGACAATATTCAAATATCCTATGAAGTTACCAAGCACTTATTGGAGCTGGGGCATCGAAAAATAGCTTTGATTAATAGTGATTCCAACATGACCATCAGCATTGACAGGATGAAAGGGTATATAAAAGCCCTAAAAGAATACCATATTGAATACAACCCGGAGTATACCTTTAACTCTGATAATACGGAGGAAATGGGCCAGCAATTAGGTTCACGTATTTTGAATCAATTGGATATGACGGCAGTTATTACATCATCTGATGAGGTTGCAAGTGGTCTATACAAGGAAGCTGAGCAGTGTGGCATAGCCATACCAAAGGATTTATCTATTTTTGCTTTGGGTGGGACAGATAAACAACTTAAGCCTGATCTATGTACCGTTTATGTGGACTATGAGAAGCTAGGAAAACAAGCAGTGACCTTATTGTCTGATAAGGAAGCACGCACCAATCAAGTCATTGATGCCTATGAATTATGTATAGCAGACTCCATTAAAAGGATCATATAACCATCCTTTACAGGCAAAGAAATATATGATAATATTGAAATGTGAACCGGTTTTATATACCATGAAGTATGCCTTTAAGGCAAAAAATTTTACCATAATAATGAACCGGTTTACAAAAATAATAGAAGCGAATTGATGAGCATACAGAAGCTACAGGTAATACAGCTATCAGCACCTGTAGAGGTAAAGGAGTAGTGACATGTATACATGGAACCGATATAAGGTGAAATACAGTAATGAGTTAACGGCATACAAGTTGCTGAGTATACCGCTTTTGATTTGGGGCATTTTTTTTGTTTTTGCACTCTTTCGGGCTTTTTCCATTAGCTTAACGGATTGGAATTTACTCAAGGAGGCTTCTTTTATAGGTGCCACTAATTACAAAGATATACTTATGGACTCAGAAACCCTCAACATTATTAAAAATACGGTTATATGGACACTTTTTATCGCCATCGGACATAATATTATTGGGTTATGCATGGCCTATATGTTAAATGATATACCAAAAGGTGAGAAGGTGTTTAGAGCATTGCTCTATTGGCCTGTATTAGTTTCATTGATTGTTGGGGCAGAGATGATCAAGTACATCTTTAACCCCAGTCCATTTGGATTTATGAACAGTATTTTGATAAAGTTAGGTCTAGAACCACTGGCTTGGTATCAGGACCCAAAGATTGCATTAATGTCATTAATTGTTTTTCCAATGATTACAGGATTTGGTATCAAAATGCTTATATACCAAGCAGGTCTAAAAGGTATTCCCAAAACAATCTATGAAGCAGCTAAGCTGGACGGTGCTACGCCTTGGCAGCAATTTACAAAAATATCCTTTCCATTGTTGAAGCCTGTGGTGATCTTAAATTTTGTCATGTCAACCATAGAAGGGTTTCGTGTATTAGCACCTATGCAGCTTGTAACCAACGGTGGTCCAATCAAATCCACGGAAACTGTCGTGCTTAGCATCTATAAACATGGGTTTGTGAAGAATAACATGGGTTACGCATCTGCTTTAGCATTTGTGTTATTTGGTATTATATTGATGATTACCATTGTACAGTTAAGATTACAGGGGGAGGATATTAGCTATGAATAATAAAATCCGTGTGCGACATATTATTTTTTACATCTTCTTATCCGTGTATTCCTTTATACAGATTTTCCCCTTTTATTTAAAGGTGGTTAATTCATTGCAGTCTAAGGACTTTGTTCCTGTTCTAGGTCAATTTTATCTATGGCCTGAAAAAATAAATTTTGGAAATTACGCTGTTGCGTGGAAAACAGCTAACCTAGGCAGGGGCTATCTTAACAGTTTAATTTATGTCACATTGTATACCGCCATCAGTGCTATTATTATCGTTATTGTGGGTTATGTGATTGCTAAAAAGAAATTTAAGGGAAGGAAATTCGTTTTTATTGTCTTGATTTCAACCATGATGGTGCCAGGAGAAATATTGTTTATTCCCAATTATTTGTTTTTACGGGATATTAACTGGCTGAATACGTTTGCTGCTTTGATTGTTCCAGGATTGGTGAATACTTTTGGGATCTTTCTAGCTAAACAATTTTTTATGACAATCCCAGATTCCATTCTCGAATCGGCTCATATTGATGGTGCATCAGAGCTTCGTATTATTCGTAACATTATCTTTCCATTATCAGGACCAGTCATCGCAACGTATTTTATTATTACGTACACCAATATGTGGAATGAATACATATGGCCTAAGATTGTATTAACCCAATCAAAACTATATCCTGTGCAACTTTCTTTACATACATTTGAACCCACGTTTAAAACCCAATACGATGAAATATTAAAATCTGCTGGAATGATTGTGACATTGATACCGGTTATTATTGTCTTTTTGATTTTCCAGAAAAAATTTGTGGAAGGTATTAGTTTAACAGGCAATAAGTAGTCATGGCATAGGATGTTAAGTAAGCTTTCTAGAATATTTTACAAGTAATCCGAAGAGGGTGTGAGTTGAGAAGACTTACATCCTTTTTAGCGTGTTAACAAGCATATATGCATCTCTTGTTATGGTAAGACCCACCGAAAGGCGAAGTTTTTGGACAAGATTATGCAATAAAATACAAGATTGACTTATACAAATTATGGAATGCCTGTGATACGATAAGTGTAATCATAACACTAAAATATCAAAAGGATGACTTAGAAGCCACATGGTGATAAGTTCACATGTCTTTTACATTTCTTATGACTAGAATGGTATCCAGCATAACACATGATGATAAGTATTCTAGTAAGCGTCGTTTTTTCCTATGCTATACAATTAGTCACAATAGATCGTTGATACAACGAAATATAGATGAGGAGTGAGTTCATGAAAAAGATTTCTGTCATTGTACCCATGTACAATGAAGAAGAAGTTGTTCAAGAGTGCTATAATCGTTTAACAACAATCATGCAAGGGACCTTTTATAACTATGAATTGATCATGATCAACGATGGCAGCCATGATGAAACACTACCAAAGCTGCAACGAATAGCTGAAAAAGATAAACACATAAAAGTGGTTAGTTTTTCACGTAATTTTGGTCATCAGATTGCCGTAACGGCTGGTATAGATTATGCCCAAGGTGATGCGTTGATTATTATTGATGCTGACATGCAAGACCCGCCTGAGCTCATGCCACAGATGATAGGTTTATGGGAACAAGGATATGAGGTTGTTTATGCAAAAAGGAAAAAAAGACAAGGTGAAACATGGTTCAAAAAAATGACAGCAGCATGTTTTTATCGTGTTTTAAATCGCTTAGCAAGTGTTCATATACCCGTTGATACAGGGGATTTTAGGTTGATTGATCAAAAAGTGGCTGATCAATTACGAAGACTTTCAGAACATCATCGTTTTATACGAGGACTTGTTAGTTGGACAGGATATAGACAAACCGCCATTACCTATGAGAGAGATGAACGTTTTGCAGGAGAAACCAAATACCCGTTGAAAAAAATGCTGACACTGGCAGGGGATGGTATTTTCTCATTCTCGGACAAGCCATTACAATGGGTTCTCTACATGGGTATGCTTTTCTTTACAATTTCCATATGTTTACTTGTTCTTGGTATCATTGCATCCATATCCGGATGGTCGGGAACGTTGGCCATATGGCTGATTTGCACCATGTTTTTTTTCGGAAGTACACTTCTTTTGGCACTTGGCATCATGGGGCAGTATGTGCTTCGCATCCATAAAGAATCACGAGGACGACCGCTTTACATTGTTGATAAAAAGATGAATGTAGACAGCTATGAGACTGAACCGTATTATCAACCTGTTGAAAAAATGTTGGGGTGACAGGTTGTAAAAAAGGGGGGTATACATTGAAACACTTGAAGAAGATAGGGAGAGTGGCAGTTATCCTGCTCATGAGCTTTTGTATATTTCGTACAGTGTATGCGCAGGATGCAGGCATTCTAAATAGTGACTTTGAAAAGGTGGATGTCAAGTCAGGAGCAATTACCCATTGGACGTACGATGCCTGGCAGCAAAGGGAAACAGCCAATTATTCCATTCATAAAGGAGACGCGAAATCGGGGGATTATTTTATAGCCATCACCCATTTGGAAGACAATGATTCACGGCTTATCCAAAAGGTGAAAGTACAGGAGCTTACCACTTACAAACTATCCGTATGGGTAAAAGCAGCCCATATTCCATCTCAACATATAGGTGGGAGTATAGCCATTTTAGAAGATGAAGACATACCTAACAGCATCCGTGATACAGATGGAGAA is drawn from Vallitalea pronyensis and contains these coding sequences:
- a CDS encoding GNAT family N-acetyltransferase, with the protein product MSQFRMIKDYKDIEHIRTSFNRLAKETFGIDFESWYARGFWNDRYICYSMLDGDRVIANISMSKLSICIEGKTYEAIQIGTVMTHPDYRKQGLARQLMEAIYRDYDERCDFYYLFGNDFAYDFYRKLGFSPSQEHTFTMAYHNHEKPSGGMRQLHINQPEDLALIMRLTKNKAYIDKSFGIKDEQALLLFYMLYVYTDDIFYLEDKDTIVMYKIEDGVLVLIDVISENQVPVDSLLPYIATEDVKQVEFLFTPNIDTTSMVVKALEKEDSTTMFRHLNHTFNKPFRFSACSHA
- the asd gene encoding aspartate-semialdehyde dehydrogenase — protein: MESKLRVGIIGATGMVGQRFITLLHDHPWYDIACLAASPRSAGKTYAEAVDGRWAQSIDIPETVGNMVIKGADDIEAISDVVDFVFCAVDMDKKAIRDLEEAYAKADVPVVSNNSAHRWTEDVPMVIPEINDAHIKVIDDQRKRLGTTRGFIAVKPNCSIQSYVPVVDALMAYKPTKVNVCTYQAISGAGKTFDSWPEMVDNIIPYIGGEEEKSEKEPMKLWGTIENGKIVEASEPAISAQCIRVPAADGHMAAVSISFEKKPDVKEVINLLNNYAGKPQALNLPSAPKQFMKYMEEDSRPQTKLDREYEKGMGVTVGRFREDNLFDYKFVCLSHNTLRGAAGGAVLIAELLTAEGYITKK
- a CDS encoding sugar ABC transporter substrate-binding protein — translated: MRKKIVILLSLVIMMGVIFTGCNKKETSSADTQDEKVTLGIWWASQDEFKAPLLEAIREFEEANPQIKIEPEWMPNFDYYDKYKIALTGDQAPDIVKIDHVFVQSLGYNGQVFDLAEFGADKIKDQFIQSTWDANMYKEHVYALPFDANTLALMYNKDILDKAGVMPPTTLEQLIASSQAVSELGEEGVYGYTIPFDPGKSGFLSFQFTSWIARNGGSILSDDWSKATLNSPEVIQALKQVKSLIDTKAAPANAFMENEFYAGKIGMLEMGPWHVPTITSPDAPANFGIVPVVSLKEGVDTYAPLGLYSLAIAKQSKHPEEAYKFIEFLATHEKMQIAYSKTTNLMPTLKEAYKDEFYDNDVWKIFITQLEKTVSRPGSPAWPLIDEAISDAIQEVLTDTKSPEDALKNAEEKINKELEKLQ
- a CDS encoding GxGYxYP domain-containing protein, producing MKKILCVLLVGVLCVYPMVSGKSTSKVYAYANGSYFIQPAYTATTLKVIDRADLTLKQRPMIAALQGLIANKTSNQIYITDSTNGDGYYQHGDAYLRWLNDLRDNYNVSYTTTTDAWSLVNQYKQYIDGYILYQDGDSSINVASSLAGVLNAIPVEASLESTVMGYGLSKVIDVRGKDEAWCKDNYWHLFNHDVIIEQKEENELCMRDFAAMHKCMVFYDGTQNSSWRTSLMQAMNDDAVIMGWGLVSGSENGFIINSGQNGVHYLPADWGKNLSVLSGFNPRTSYTQNTHTDPAYEENVHYVTFIMSDGDNLQWTLARGMEDKWWGNTARGDFDMGWSFPPSLMRLAPTVMNWHYDTASTGTGRDNFVVGPSGGGFFFPGDYPTAEHSLHLQRLNEFMGIADMNSVMLLGYNDWNNTAMFDRYTAQSNIDGLFYFEWYGFGLDTHGRTIKWSNNKPVMSGGAKLFERKNECVSTINSGSTNVYTDGAYTAVYVQAWEPNIMDNVKYVVDRLNSNVRVVTPEEMIKVVNHFRNPNNPVDPPIQGQVQVNLSSNFNADGFSYDANLADGDLAGGYAYSADLVNNEQQYERIIYQLGSFTDGQLNSMYCAGQTIDLPDGQFAEVRLLGSSTYGNKSGSFTLNYTDGTSSVVNVTMQDWCQYGSNQKIVQTMDHRHDKNANTGETITNYIFAYYLTANANKTISSIKVPQNNNMHVFAMTLKP
- a CDS encoding LacI family DNA-binding transcriptional regulator, with protein sequence MKQYAKMNKTVYEYHKKGCDDMANINDVARKAGVSKSTVSNVFNGKKNVSDEIRQKVFHIADNLGYYPNKLASALTTKRTGLTGLFIDNNSRFRHMDYKLIEGVSRELRKTNKHMILYLQAGKDNDVNAMDINNKLIAEPIDEAIIIAPMVKDIRINELIDMRKPIVIIGQAPNHLLPRVKCLDVDNIQISYEVTKHLLELGHRKIALINSDSNMTISIDRMKGYIKALKEYHIEYNPEYTFNSDNTEEMGQQLGSRILNQLDMTAVITSSDEVASGLYKEAEQCGIAIPKDLSIFALGGTDKQLKPDLCTVYVDYEKLGKQAVTLLSDKEARTNQVIDAYELCIADSIKRII
- a CDS encoding carbohydrate ABC transporter permease; amino-acid sequence: MYTWNRYKVKYSNELTAYKLLSIPLLIWGIFFVFALFRAFSISLTDWNLLKEASFIGATNYKDILMDSETLNIIKNTVIWTLFIAIGHNIIGLCMAYMLNDIPKGEKVFRALLYWPVLVSLIVGAEMIKYIFNPSPFGFMNSILIKLGLEPLAWYQDPKIALMSLIVFPMITGFGIKMLIYQAGLKGIPKTIYEAAKLDGATPWQQFTKISFPLLKPVVILNFVMSTIEGFRVLAPMQLVTNGGPIKSTETVVLSIYKHGFVKNNMGYASALAFVLFGIILMITIVQLRLQGEDISYE
- a CDS encoding carbohydrate ABC transporter permease; translation: MNNKIRVRHIIFYIFLSVYSFIQIFPFYLKVVNSLQSKDFVPVLGQFYLWPEKINFGNYAVAWKTANLGRGYLNSLIYVTLYTAISAIIIVIVGYVIAKKKFKGRKFVFIVLISTMMVPGEILFIPNYLFLRDINWLNTFAALIVPGLVNTFGIFLAKQFFMTIPDSILESAHIDGASELRIIRNIIFPLSGPVIATYFIITYTNMWNEYIWPKIVLTQSKLYPVQLSLHTFEPTFKTQYDEILKSAGMIVTLIPVIIVFLIFQKKFVEGISLTGNK
- a CDS encoding glycosyltransferase family 2 protein, translating into MKKISVIVPMYNEEEVVQECYNRLTTIMQGTFYNYELIMINDGSHDETLPKLQRIAEKDKHIKVVSFSRNFGHQIAVTAGIDYAQGDALIIIDADMQDPPELMPQMIGLWEQGYEVVYAKRKKRQGETWFKKMTAACFYRVLNRLASVHIPVDTGDFRLIDQKVADQLRRLSEHHRFIRGLVSWTGYRQTAITYERDERFAGETKYPLKKMLTLAGDGIFSFSDKPLQWVLYMGMLFFTISICLLVLGIIASISGWSGTLAIWLICTMFFFGSTLLLALGIMGQYVLRIHKESRGRPLYIVDKKMNVDSYETEPYYQPVEKMLG
- a CDS encoding carbohydrate binding domain-containing protein; the encoded protein is MKHLKKIGRVAVILLMSFCIFRTVYAQDAGILNSDFEKVDVKSGAITHWTYDAWQQRETANYSIHKGDAKSGDYFIAITHLEDNDSRLIQKVKVQELTTYKLSVWVKAAHIPSQHIGGSIAILEDEDIPNSIRDTDGEWQLLEQTFDTDKGQTEVTVALRLGFYGHVTKGMIAFDDVRIQKLGIAQPVNAKETHKHAFELKVNGIPVWVYLSTIIFILASIFIKKKSLKMTLQR